The Mucilaginibacter terrae region GATGACTGGTTACAATAATGAGCGGACACATAGTGGAAAATACTGCTTTGGCAAAACACCAATGCAAACATTTACTGATAGCATTCCGATGGCACAGGAAAAGTTATTGGAGAGACTCGCCGAAGACCAGATTCTTCAGAGCCCCCACAAAAAGCGCTCAGAAGAATCTGAGTCGATGCCGTTAGACGAGAAAAAGCTATATTCACAAATCACATCTGACAACTTATAAAACCACCTAACTGTCAGATCAAGTAGTGGCTATTACACTTAAAGCATTTTTAAGTTGCAATTAAATGTTCATAGATTTCCCCATAATTAATCGACATTATTATTATCCTGCATTTTAATAATTCTTGTGACTGCTAGCTGTACCTCGTCTATAATTTTCCAATCAGGCTTAATGTATATATCAGTAGTCCTTGTACTTTGATCAATGTGGTTTAGCGCAAAACCAACGTCATCTTTTGAAAAACGGCATTCATTTCTTGCGATGCTACCGAATGAATGACGAGCACAATACAAAGTCAATGAATGAATACCTAAAGCCTCACCAATTTCTTTCAATCCCTTATTCAATGCTTTGTTAAAATTATTGGATTCGGAGTATCTATCTTGCAAGCGGTCGATATATCTGAACAATAGTGGGGATGCCTCTGAAATAATTTTTATGCTTATAAAAGCACTATCTTTTCGTCTTGTGCTTGTTTTTGATCTATTATAGTTAACCCTGCTTTTTATAATGTTCGACTTACGAAGGTTATAAATATCTTTAGCATTCATACCGCACAGGTAAAACGACAAAAGAAAAATATCCTTTGCTAATTCTGCACGGGAACCTGGAACACATTCAAACTCACGAATTTTAAAGAGTTGCTCAATAGTTAGCGCACGTTTTGCAGTCATCGGAGCCTCGATCACCTTGTGTTTTTTGAATGGGTAATACTTGATCCTGATTATTCCACGGTCTTCATCATTAAATCTATCCCTTGCTGCATTAAATAATGTTCTAAGATCTCGCATATGGTTATGAAGCCCAGAATCAGATAAACCCTTGCTTATGTAATTGACTTCGTTACCAAGTTGATTTCTGCGTTTAAATCTTCTCTCCTTTCGCAGATACTTTTCATAGTCGGGTAACATTAGAGCATTTATCCTATCGATCTCGACCTTCTGACTTCCGAAATAATCACATAAGCTATTCGTAACTGTTAAAATAGGATAGGCATTACCTTTCCTTCCTTGGGCTATCAACTCCGCTATGTATTGCCTGGCAAAAGCAATTATATCAATTACATTATTTTCTTCGACCTGGGTAAGACAGTTTGCTAACTCTTTTACATCATAATGGATAAGCCGACTATCAAGCTCTAACAATCTCATTCGATATTTAGCGATTTCCGTGGATATCACGGAGAGCAGAAATTTATCCTTAATGGAAAGATTTTTTTTAAGCTGCCTTTCGTGGGCAAAATGATTGGTGTTGATGTAAGTGACCTTGCGGTTGTGAGTTAATCGGTACTTAATATTGTAAGTGCCGTCTTCCTTTTTGTGGTGTTTGAGGACCATTTCCTTAATGGTAGCCATAATGACGAATTACGTTGTAAAACATTTGTAAAACATTTTCGTCAAGTTGGGCAGTTTTTCGTGTTTAACACAACGCATCAGGTTTAATCCTGACGAACATGTTTTTATTGAAAAACTGCCCTTAGGGCATAAAAAAAGCCCTTTTACTACTGTAAAAAGACTTTTTAGAAATGGGTAAATGATGGGGCTCGAACCCACGACCCTCGGTACCACAAACCGATGCTCTAACCAACTGAGCTACATCTACCGTGTTAGCGGGTACAAAAATAGAAATCTTTATGCAGTTTGCAAACCCTTTTTTTAAATAATTATTAAAGGCTTCAAAACGGGCATTTTAACTATTTTTGCAGCCTATTTATGATCGAGATTTTTACAGATGGCGCTTCGAGCGGTAACCCCGGACCGGGTGGATATGGCGTAGTATTGCGTGCAGGCCAGCATTACAAAGAACTTTCAGAAGGCTTTCGCAAAACCACTAATAACCGTATGGAACTGCTTGCTGTTATTAAAGGCCTCGAAGCCTTGAAAGCTCCCGGACAGCAGGTAACTGTTTTCTCTGATTCGAAATACGTGATAGACTCTATTGAAAAGCGCTGGCTTAATGGCTGGGTTGCTAAAGGCTTTGCTGGTAAAAAAAACAAAGACCTGTGGTTGCGCTACCTCGACATAAGCAAATTGCACAAGGTGCGCTTTGTATGGGTTAAGGGCCACGCCGGCCACCCCGAAAACGAAAGATGCGACCAACTTGCAGTGGCCGCATCTAAACAAAAAGAATTATTAATCGACTCAGTATTTGAGGTAGAGAACGCGAGAGGCAACTCTTAACAACATTATTGAATTACAACTTCTCCCTCAAAGTTGCGCTTGGTAATTTGTGGCGAAAAGCAGGCCAGCATTTCTTCGGCCTTGTTTACCATATTTGTAGATCCTATGATTATGGCCGAACGCTGATGCAACTCTTTTACCTCAAGCTCTAAAATACGCTCATAGCCGTTGGTTGCCTTCCCTCCTGCCTGCTCAACTATAAATGCAATAGGGTTACACTCGTACACCAGGCGCAGTTTACCATTGGGTGCCTGGGCTGTAATTGGGTACATAAATATACCGCCTTTAATAAGCGTACGGTGAATATCGGCCACCATGGAGCCGGTATATCGAGAGGTGTACGGACGATGGGTTGCATCATCTTCCACCTGGCAGTATTTAATGTATTTTTTTATACCATCGGGAAAATGTGCATAGTAGCCCTCGTTTATTGAATAAATATTGCCATCCTTAGGCACGGTCATATCCGGGTGCGACAGGCAAAACTCACCAATTGAAGGATCGAGCGTGAAACCGTTTACGCCTTTACCGGTGGTATATACCAGCATGGTCGACGATCCGTATACCACATATCCGGCTGCAATTTGCTCTACTCCACGCTGTAAAACATCAACCATGGTAGCCTTTCCCTCGGTTGATTTACGGCGATAGATAGAGAAGATAGTACCCACCCCTACGTTCACATCAATGTTAGATGAACCGTCCAGAGGGTCGATTGCCACAATGTATTTAGCGTTTTTTGATATTTCGGAGTCAATGTATATATATTCGTCATTTTCTTCAGATACCACGATGCAGCATTCGCCGCCACTTTGCAGGGCTGCTATAAACTGTTCGTTGGCGTAAACATCCAGTTTCTTCTGGCCTTCTCCCTGTATGTTGGTCGTTCCGGCTTCCCCTAAAATATCAACCAAACCGGCCTTGTTAATTTCGCGGTTAACTATTTTGGCCGCAATGGCTATGTCTCGCAGCAAGCGCGACAACTCTCCTTTGGCAAAAGGGAAGTCGGCCTGTTTTTCTATAATAAATTGTCCTAACGTTTTTGCTGCTTTCATAGGCTTAGTGTATTAATTACATATTATTTTTAAGTTCCACGACTTCCAAGTTATGAATATTTTTCGAGGAAACACAAAATTTCATCAATGTTTTAACTTTATGCCAACCTTGTTTTCCGGCCGCCCCGGGGTTTAAATGCAAACAATTGATTTTTTTATCGAAAATAACTTTCAATATATGAGAGTGTCCGCTAATAAATAATCCAGGAGGGTTAGTGTAAATAATACGCTTTACATCGGGGCTGTATTTATCAGGATATCCGCCAATATGCGTCATCCAAACATCAAGGTCTTCGCACATAAAACGCATATGTTCCGGGAACGTCTGGCGTATTTCTTTACCATCAATATTACCATAAACCCCCTTCAAGGGTTTAAACGCCGCCAACTGATCTACAAGTTCTATGGTACCAAAATCGCCTGCGTGCCAAATTTCATCACAATCGGCAAAATGTTTAAATACGGCATCATCCAGATAGCCGTGAGTATCAGATAGTAAACCTATACGGGTCATAAGCTTAATTGTAAGGTAGTTAAATAGTTTGAGGCGGCTTGTCATGTACTGGCATGGGGCGGTGCCCCACTCATCTCGGCCACGTCATTGCGAGGAACGAAGCAATCTCTGAACTTTGCATTAACATCTTGCATCCGCAGAGGTTGCTTCGTTCCTCGCTATGACGGGTTTTTGATTTAAAAAATCGTCAAAAAGTTTCCGCCGTTGGCTGTGTCATCACAGTAAGTCTTAAAATATCGTCAAAAAATCTTTAAGCAATTCACGATATTCATCTGTGTAAACCTTAGGCTCGCTGTAAATACTGTAACGCTGGTATTTAATATTAGTTTGATGTCTGCCAAAAGCCAGTATCTCACGGTGCGCATCATAATGCGGGTATGAGTGAATGCTGACAACCTGCTGTAAGAACAATCCATACAGGTTGGCCAGTTGCTTTACCAGTTTAGCAGTAGCCAAAGGCAGGATAAGCCATAAAACACCATTATTGCTTAAATGCTGTGCGCTGGTGCTAACCAATTCCTCAAAAAAGCTATCATCAGCGTGTTTTGCCAAGGTTTTATGCGCTCCCACAGATGGTAATGATTGTATGTAGAATGGTGGATTGGAAACGATCATATCGAACCGCTTGTCAGCATTACCAGCAAAATATTGCTGAAACGATTGCCCGTAAACTTTAACTCTGTCTGCAAAATCCGAAGCAGCAAAGTTCATTTCGGCGGTTTTCGCGGCAGTAGCATCCATTTCTACCGCACTAATACGGGCTTGCTCAAAACGCTGTGCCAGCATTAATGCAATTACGCCTGTGCCCGTTCCTATGTCCAATATTTTTTCAGCATGGCTTGCATTTGCAATGGCGCCCAGCAGTACGCCGTCGGTATTCACCTTCATGGCGCAACCGCTTTGATCGATGCTGAATTTTTTAAAATGGAATATGGACATGGGGCTTATATTCAATTCCCCCCTCTTGAGAGGGGGCGCGTATGACAGTGCGAGGGAAGGGGTGTGTAATTAGAGGATTTTTAAACTGGAAGGACACACCCCTGCCCCTCTCAAGAGGGGAATCCTTCGCTCATGCCTATGGCCTCACTCACTCACTCACTCACTCACTCACTCTTCGTATAACTCCAGCGGCAGGCCATCAGGGTCGGCAAAAAAGGTGAAGCGGCGGCCGGTGTATTCATCTATCCTTATATCTTCGGTGTCTATGCCGTAACTATTTAAATGCGATACCGATGCTTCTATATCCTCAACCGCAAAGGCCAGGTGGCGTAAACCTGCTGCCTCGGGGCGTGATGGCCTGGGAGCCGGGTTAGGGAACGAAAAAAGCTCGATCTGGTATTGCCCTGCAACAGCCAGATCGAGCTTGTATGATTGCCTTTCGGCACGGTAAATTTCCTGCACTAAGGTTAAGCCCAATATCTCTACATAAAACCGTTTACTTTGCTCATAATTAGTGCAAATAATGGCAATATGGTGTATGTGCTTTAATCCAAGCATTATTCGCCCAGTGCTACGTGCAATACGTTATCGTATACTAATTTAATATCGGTAATGTGGCCGTAAAGCTCTTCGTCAACATTTAATGCGCCGTTGGTTACGGTACCCAGGAGGGTGTATTCCACTTCGCTGGTAGCCATTAGTTCGGTAAAGCGGTCTTGCTCTTCGGGAGAAACACTCACTACCACCCTGCCCTGTGCCTCACCAAACAGGAAAGCATCCTTACGGAAATCGGTATCGGTAGCAATATCAAAACCTAAGCCCAGCGACATCGACGATTCTAACAGCGCCACATACAAACCACCATCGGCCACATCATGTGCCGATTGGATAGCCTTGCTCAAGATCAGTTGCTTGATCACCTGCTGCATGTTATACTCTTCATCTAAATCGAAATAAGGGGCTGGTGATGCCGATATTTTATGGTACGAGGCAAGGTATTGAGACGACGCAATATCGTTTTGCGATTGGCCAATAAGGTAAACAAAGTCGCCCGGCTGTTTAAAGTCGGCCGTCATGATGTTATCCTTATCATCCAGCACGCCCAGCATACCAATAGTTGGCGTAGGGAACACCGGCCCTTCATCGCTCGATTGGTTATAGAAACTCACGTTACCACCGGTTACCGGGGTTTCAAATTTGCGGCAGGCTTCGCCCATACCTTTAATGGCGCCCACAAACTGCCAGAAAACCTCGGGCACGTAAGGATTACCAAAGTTTAAGCAGTTGGTAATAGCCACCGGCTCACCACCCGAACACACAATGTTACGTGCAGCCTCGGCTACGGCAATAGCACAACCTTTTTGCGGGTCGGCGTTTACGTAGCGTGAGTTACAATCAACCGTTAAGGCGATAGCCTTGTTAGTGCCTTTAACAGCTACCACAGCGGCATCGCTCGGGCGGTTGGTGGTCATGGTTGATGTACCTACCATGCTGTCATATTGGTCGGTTACCCAACGTTTTGAGGCAATATTTGGGTGAGCAATTAAATGCTCAGCAACATCTACTAAATTTTCGGGAACAGGTACGCTGTTTATGTCGAACTTTTGATATTCGGCATAATAAGCAGGCTCACGATACTCGCGTTCGTAAACCGGGGCACCGCCGCCCAATACCAAATCGTCGGCAGGTACGTCGGCTACTTTTTCGCCGTTCATAAAGTACTCCAGGCGCTTGGTATCGGTAACTTCACCTATCTGCACACAGTTCAGATCCCACTTATCAAACACGGCTTGTACAGCAGCCTCGCGGCCTTTTTGCACCACGATAAGCATACGCTCCTGCGATTCTGATAACAGGATCTCGAACGGTTTCATATTTTCCTGGCGGGTTGGCACTTTATCCAGCCAAATTACCATACCATGCTCGCCCTTGGCCGACATTTCAGAATTTGAACAGATAATACCTGCCGCACCCATATCCTGCATACCTATTACGGCACCGGTTTTAATTACTTCTAACGAAGCCTCGAGTAATAATTTCTCCTGGAACGGATCGCCCACCTGCACGGCAGGTAAATCATTCACCGAATCTTCGGTTATATTTTTAGAGGCAAAAGCAGCCCCGTGTATACCGTCTTTACCGGTTGACGAACCCACGATGTAAACCGGGTTACCCACACCATATGATGTAGCCGAAACCATATCGCCAGCCATTAATATACCGGCCGACATGGCGTTTACCAACGGGTTAACGTTATAGCATTCATCAAAAAACAGCTCGCCGCCTACGGTTGGAATACCGAAAGCGTTACCGTAATCGCCAATACCTTTCACCACACCTTTAACCAACCATTTGGTACGGTCGAGGCTAAGATCGCCAAAACGAAGCGAATTTAACTGTGCTATTGGACGAGCACCCATGGTAAAAATATCGCGGTTAATACCGCCCACACCCGTTGCCGCACCTTGATAAGGCTCCAAAGCCGAAGGGTGATTGTGCGACTCAATTTTGAAGGCACAGCCAATGCCATCGCCCAAATCTACCACACCGGCATTTTCTTCACCTGCTTTGGCCAGCATGCGACTGCCATCACGTGGTAAAGTTTTAAGCCATTTAATGGAGTTTTTGTATGAGCAGTGCTCGCTCCACATTACCGAAAATATAGACAGTTCGGTAAAGTTGGGAACGCGGCCCAGTATTTCTTTTATACGCTCAAACTCTTCGGGTAAGAGGCCAAGATCTTTGGCCGTGTCAACAGTAGTAAGTTGGTCTTGCTCCACTATATTGTGTTTTGATGGATGAAAACGCAAAATTAGAAAAATGAAGGGAAACGTGGCATTTAAATTTCGATTTATACTTACAAAGCAGTTTCCATCCTGACGGACGTTAAGTAGGGATCAATAAAGCGGTTACACATGTTCAATTTAACAGGCATAAGCAGCCATCACACATACTTATGCCATGTAGGAGAAAATAACCTAAATCAATGGTTACTTGTTTTTTGGCAATTCTGCCACAAATTTTGCCAGGCCATCAATAGAGCATGGAGAAAAATACTTTTTATTTGTAGTGGGGTCAAGTGTTGCTCCGGAAACTATACCAACCACTAATCCTTGTTTATCAATTACCGGTGCGCCGCTCAATCCTCCAAATTGTTCTGGCACAATAATGTCTTTTAACAAAAGGCGATTTCCTATCGATTTATAATATTCAAATTCATACACCCGTTGACTTCCCTCTTCCATTTTTCGGGTCCAGCCAATTACATACATTTTTTCTCCCGGAGTTAACGGTGTTGTTCGCACCTCTAAAGGTTTTACGTTTGAATGATTTGTTTTTATGGAAAATAAGAGCCAGTCTTCCTGATAAATGGATGCATCATTGAGCTTCGCCGAGTGATCTTCATTTAACAGTTTATCAGTAACTACTAACTGTTCTTTTTTATCTAAAGGATATAAGCTCCAGTTTTTAATTTGATTACTAAATATTAGTGTTTTCATTTCATCTGTTTTAATAAATTTTACCAGATGTTTGGCAGTTACAGCAAAGGTATCTGCGTTAAATTTAATCAAAAAGCCACAACTAAACCTCGGTTGATCGTATTTGGAATGAACAAAATCAATTTTGTTGGTGAGCGCAATATCTGCGAATTTTTCTTTCGACGATCTGTTCTGGGCACATCCTGATGTTGACAGTAATAAAAGAATTAATAGGTATCTGTTTGTAAACTGCATGTGGTAAGATTTGATAAATTAAATATATGCAATTTAACTAAGCTTTATCTTTTGCAAACATTTACTTCTATATCTGCAAGTTGCTAAAAATGAGCAAAGGCATTATGAAGGAATTTCAACCGTTAAAAGCTTAAATTTATACAAAGTAAAAAGCCGCTTCCCAATCAGGAAACGGCTCAAATATTATTCACCCTTCAGGCAGGGGTTATATCCCTTCGGTACCCGGCTCATGCCCTATCATACGACCGGTTGTACGGCCTTGCGGGCGTGAACTAAAATCGGTTTTAGGATTACCCTCAGCCGGAAACTCGTGCGTGCGCGGTGGGGTAACATCAGTTTGCTCGCTGTACGAGGCGTCATTACCTTCTTGCGGCTGGCGCACTTCCTGCTCACTTGGATAGCCTAATTTTTCGTCGGCAGCTTCCTCGCGCTCAGGCAATTCATCTGGGTCATTGGCATCAAAAGATTGCTCGTTCACATCCTCAAACTCTTCATCTTCCTCCTCTAACTCAGCCCTCAATGGCTCATCAAGATCTTCATCATCTTCGTCATCTAAAGCAGGTTCGTAGCCTGGCACCACGTCCTCGTCTAAATCCTCTTCTTCATCATCCAGGCCTAAATCCTCGTCCTCTTCATCCAAATCCAGATCATCATCATAATCGTCTTCATCCGGGTCAGGCGTTTCGGCTCTTAACAGCCTGTCGCGATCCATTTCATCACGGTCAAACCTGCCGTGCTGGGTTGCTGTTTCCTGTTCCGTAGTCCAGGTATCTTGATCAAATGCTAACATAGGTTCTCTTGTTTATGGTGTTATGTAATAAACTTGCAAGTCCGATGCTTTGTTTTAATTAATAAGAAAAAGTAAATAAATATTGGTTTGTAGAAAGTTCAAAAATAGCATTACATCAAGTCACTGTCTTTTTTTTACATGATACACTTTGTTGGCCATATAAAACAGCAGCAAAACAGATAATAAATAAACAAAAGCATTACGATAATTCACTGCCGGCTACTCGGCACAATTTGAATTATTACCAATATCAGCCACATTATACCACCAATAAGGTACACGTGTAAGAGTATGAAACTTATATTTTGAAAGGTTTACAGCATTAATTGTTTAACCTGTGCTAAGCAATTAATGTTTTATTTTGAAGTTATAATATGGCGGGTTTCGGCAATTATGTATATTGCCTTTTTACACCCTATTAATTATAAAAGCCATGCAAAACTGGGAAGATATTTATTTAGAGGCCGAAGAAGCCATACGTAACGCTAATTACTTGCAGGCTAAACAATTGTTGGAGAACATCATATTAGATGAACCATCAACCGCACAGGCGCACAACTCGCTGGGATGGCTGTACCGTACCCAGTTTGATGATTATGCCCGTGCCGAAAATCATTACAAGGCTGCCATTAAAAGCAACCCGCAATATCCGCATGCTTATATTAATTTGATTGTGTTGTACACCAACCTTGAGCAGTGGGATAAAGCCCGCGATATTGCCGCCACGGCCATATTACGTCCGCTGGTTGATAAGGCGCTGATTAGCTACCGCCTGGGTATACTCGAGGAGTACAATCAAAACTTTGAAGAAGCCATTAACTATTACAAAAAGGCCATAAAATTGTGCCTCAACTTTGACTCGATTGAGGATTATAAGCGGGCCATTACTAATTGCGAGTATAAAGCGACTTTGTAAAGCCCCAGAGACAAGAAACAAGAGCCAGGAACCAAAACTTTACTAAAAGTTTCTTGATTCCTGGCTCTTTAATTTTATTCCTTTTTTTCTTGGCTTTTGGTTCTTAGCTCTTGTCTCTATACTAAAGCCATCACCACTGCTCCCAGCGGTGGAATAGTTACCTTGATCGAATCTTCCTTACCGTGCCATTTTTTCTTTTCGGAGGTTAGCGGGTATGGATTGTTTACGCCGCTGCCCCAATACTCTTTAGCATCGGAGTTGAATATTTCATGCCACTGGCCTTCTTGAGGCACGCCTATGCGGAAATCATAGTGTACGTTTGGTGTCATGTTGAGTACAACTACCAGGTTATGTTCTACATAATGGCCTTTACGTACATACACCAATATCGAATCATTGGCATTGCCGCCGTCTATCCACTCAAAACCTTCGGGGCTAAATGCTTTTTCGTAAAGTGCGGGCTGGGTGCGGTACAGGTTGTTTAAGCTTTTTACGGCTTCCTGCATACCCGAGTGTGGCGCAAACTGGGTTACCCACCAATCTAACGATTTGCCGAACGCCCATTCGGAGTTTTGTCCAAATTCGCCCCCCATAAACAGCAGCTTGGCACCGGGATGGGTAAACATATAGCTGTATAGTAAACGCAGGTTGGCATAGCGCTGCCACTCATCGCCCGGCATTTTGCACAGCATCGATTGTTTGCCGTATACCACTTCATCGTGCGAGAAAGGCAGCATGAAGTTCTCGGTAAAGGAGTATATCAAACTAAACGTAATTTCGTTATGATGATGCTTGCGGTATATGGGGTCGAGTTGGAAATAGTCCAAACTATCGTGCATCCAGCCCATCATCCATTTCATGCCAAAGCCTAAACCACCTGTATAAACAGGTTTGGTTACGCCACTAAAAGAGGTTGACTCTTCGGCAATGGTTTGCACATCAGGAAAATGGCTGTAAACCGCCATGTTAAACTCTTTCAAAAAGTCGATAGCCTCGAGGTTGTGGTTGCCACCAAAATAGTTAGGCTCCCACTCGCCGTGCTTGCGCGAATAATCGAGATAGAGCATAGATGCCACACCATCAACACGCAAACCATCGGCATGATAACGCTCAAGCCAAAAAATGGCGCTGCTAATGAGGAATGATTTCACCTCATTGCGGCCATAATTAAATATATAGGAAGTCCAGTCGGGGTGGTAACCTTTGCGTACATCTTCGTGCTCGTAAAGGTGTGTACCATCAAAATGGTACAGGGCGTGGGCATCGCCCGGGAAGTGCGACGGTACCCAATCCAAAATTACACCGATCCCCTCCTCATGAAAACGCTCAATTAAATGCATCAATTGCTGCGGCGAACCATAGCGCGATGTAGCGGCAAAATAGCCTATTACCTGGTAGCCCCAGCTGGGATAAAACGGATGCTCCATTATAGGCATAAACTCCACGTGAGTAAAACCCATTTTTTTAACGTACGGCACCAGGCGGTCGGCCAGTTGGTCGTAGGTTAAAAAACTGTCCGGACTTTCAGTACTGCGCGCCCACGAACCTAAGTGCACCTCGTAAACCGAATATGGCTTGTCCAGCGCATTGTGAGAGTACCGGTTTTGCATCCAGTT contains the following coding sequences:
- the glgB gene encoding 1,4-alpha-glucan branching protein GlgB — encoded protein: MAKKFDKTKPATTKAGSKATIVPQPEAGIATFPESKPVKAAKSKKTKAEQPVQAFPESEPVKTVKPKATKAPKPAEASPEPVAIKEAKPKKQKGEPLVQEISIAEIKTAVEEKKQKAATKSKKTLLPVIPNTQSTDAVPETLNAVEPYSRFTDFDIDLFKGGKHFKLYEKLGSHVVTHKNVVGTYFAVWAPNAQYVSVTGNFNGWNKGSHGLNHRWDGSGIWEGFIPNIGNGEVYKYFIHSHNGEKLEKADPYALQLEQPPQTASVVANTYYEWKDQNWMQNRYSHNALDKPYSVYEVHLGSWARSTESPDSFLTYDQLADRLVPYVKKMGFTHVEFMPIMEHPFYPSWGYQVIGYFAATSRYGSPQQLMHLIERFHEEGIGVILDWVPSHFPGDAHALYHFDGTHLYEHEDVRKGYHPDWTSYIFNYGRNEVKSFLISSAIFWLERYHADGLRVDGVASMLYLDYSRKHGEWEPNYFGGNHNLEAIDFLKEFNMAVYSHFPDVQTIAEESTSFSGVTKPVYTGGLGFGMKWMMGWMHDSLDYFQLDPIYRKHHHNEITFSLIYSFTENFMLPFSHDEVVYGKQSMLCKMPGDEWQRYANLRLLYSYMFTHPGAKLLFMGGEFGQNSEWAFGKSLDWWVTQFAPHSGMQEAVKSLNNLYRTQPALYEKAFSPEGFEWIDGGNANDSILVYVRKGHYVEHNLVVVLNMTPNVHYDFRIGVPQEGQWHEIFNSDAKEYWGSGVNNPYPLTSEKKKWHGKEDSIKVTIPPLGAVVMALV